In one Yarrowia lipolytica chromosome 1A, complete sequence genomic region, the following are encoded:
- a CDS encoding uncharacterized protein (Compare to YALI0A17831g, no similarity), with the protein MSSNDYYNNNNNSDRGFNDNNYNQGGYNQQGGGYGNELPPNHDGERGLGTSILGAAAGGFAGHEIGKNGNHSKLETIGGAIIGAIGANWAKDKYEDRKDEKRWEQQQQGYGGPPQGGHHHHHNGGGFFSREAGNDDNNNNFGGNDRRDNYGGNNDNFGGNQGGFGGNQGGYGGNQGGYGGNQGGNYGGNQGGYGGGNDNRW; encoded by the coding sequence ATGTCCAGCAACGACTactacaacaacaacaacaactccGATCGGGGTTTTAACGacaacaactacaaccagGGCGGCTACAACCAGCAGGGAGGTGGCTACGGCAACGAGCTGCCCCCTAACCACGACGGTGAGCGAGGTCTCGGTACCTCCATTCTGGGAGCCGCCGCCGGAGGCTTTGCCGGCCACGAGATTGGCAAGAACGGCAACCACAGCAAGCTCGAGACCATTGGTGGAGCCATCATTGGAGCCATCGGAGccaactgggccaaggacaagtacgaggaccgaaaggacgagaagcgatgggagcagcagcagcagggctACGGCGGCCCTCCCCAGGGaggccaccaccaccaccacaacgGCGGCGGTTTCTTCTCTCGAGAGGCCGGCAACGatgacaacaacaacaactttGGTGGCAACGACCGACGAGACAACTACGGCggcaacaacgacaacttTGGAGGCAACCAGGGTGGCTTCGGCGGTAACCAGGGCGGCTACGGCGGTAACCAGGGCGGTTACGGCGGCAACCAGGGAGGCAACTACGGCGGCAACCAGGGCGGTTACGGCGGCGGTAACGACAACCGATGGTAG